A region of Vitis riparia cultivar Riparia Gloire de Montpellier isolate 1030 chromosome 1, EGFV_Vit.rip_1.0, whole genome shotgun sequence DNA encodes the following proteins:
- the LOC117916946 gene encoding uncharacterized protein LOC117916946 isoform X3: MATYSQSLSLFIVFTIAAIHGSADLVLEDGYTVRTVFDGHKLEINPHSILPRYGSSDFIILDSSKSVFYTVTSPLSQESEIKRLSGSSAGFSDGDSASAMFSKPRSFAVDLKGNVYVADQSNGVIRKITNRGVTTTIAGGYAQKTGKVDGPAQNASFSKDFELVFVPEKCAVLVSDRGSQLVRQIDLKVEDCRRSPQSVLGGAFLWVLLGLGVSCLVGFIVGIISRPYVIPHTGSLLPTLFQQDVEALPNPSGETSTDALLRHQKRNC; the protein is encoded by the exons GCAGTCACTCTCCCTCTTCATCGTCTTTACCATCGCTGCAATTCACG GTTCTGCCGACCTCGTTCTGGAAGATGGATATACAGTGCGTACAGTGTTCGATGGTCACAAGCTTGAGATAAACCCTCACTCCATCCTCCCTCGATACGGATCGTCGGATTTCATCATCCTCGATTCGTCCAAGAGTGTTTTCTACACTGTTACCTCTCCCCTATCCCAAG agagTGAAATTAAGCGGTTATCCGGCAGTAGCGCCGGATTCTCGGATGGCGATTCGGCGTCGGCCATGTTCAGTAAGCCGCGAAGCTTTGCGGTTGATCTGAAAGGGAATGTTTATGTCGCCGATCAGAGCAATGGCGTTATTCGGAAGATCACCAACAGAG gcGTGACTACCACAATTGCTGGAGGTTACGCGCAGAAGACGGGCAAAGTGGATGGGCCTGCACAGAATGCTTCCTTCTCTAAAGATTTTGAGCTGGTTTTTGTTCCTGAAAAATGCGCGGTGCTGGTCTCGGACCGTGGGAGTCAATTGGTTCGCCAGATTGATCTGAAGGTGGAGGATTGCCGTAGGAGCCCTCAATCTG TATTAGGAGGGGCCTTCCTTTGGGTTCTTCTGGGACTTGGAGTTTCATGTTTAGTTGGCTTTATTGTTGGGATCATAAGTCGTCCTTATGTAATTCCTCAT ACAGGAAGTCTTCTGCCCACTCTTTTTCAGCAAGACGTGGAAGCATTGCCTAATCCATCTGGGGAAACAAGTACTGATGCTCTGCTTCGACATCAGAAGCGTAATTGCTAG
- the LOC117916946 gene encoding uncharacterized protein LOC117916946 isoform X1, with translation MATYSQSLSLFIVFTIAAIHGSADLVLEDGYTVRTVFDGHKLEINPHSILPRYGSSDFIILDSSKSVFYTVTSPLSQESEIKRLSGSSAGFSDGDSASAMFSKPRSFAVDLKGNVYVADQSNGVIRKITNRGVTTTIAGGYAQKTGKVDGPAQNASFSKDFELVFVPEKCAVLVSDRGSQLVRQIDLKVEDCRRSPQSVLGGAFLWVLLGLGVSCLVGFIVGIISRPYVIPHEVFCPLFFSKTWKHCLIHLGKQVLMLCFDIRSVIASSMFYALLRRLISLSLSHLSLMFRINILESQFSRKESVSLLDSDDSCISEPTIPQMKDLASFDRSLQLPDTSSKIFMQKKSHRFADQLEDLMTFNGSSELSNATDRIFKEGDDDQGKRDISPETCGRIESMIEANFMGFVEQAKVTTPVELCSSGNTGLVKRR, from the exons GCAGTCACTCTCCCTCTTCATCGTCTTTACCATCGCTGCAATTCACG GTTCTGCCGACCTCGTTCTGGAAGATGGATATACAGTGCGTACAGTGTTCGATGGTCACAAGCTTGAGATAAACCCTCACTCCATCCTCCCTCGATACGGATCGTCGGATTTCATCATCCTCGATTCGTCCAAGAGTGTTTTCTACACTGTTACCTCTCCCCTATCCCAAG agagTGAAATTAAGCGGTTATCCGGCAGTAGCGCCGGATTCTCGGATGGCGATTCGGCGTCGGCCATGTTCAGTAAGCCGCGAAGCTTTGCGGTTGATCTGAAAGGGAATGTTTATGTCGCCGATCAGAGCAATGGCGTTATTCGGAAGATCACCAACAGAG gcGTGACTACCACAATTGCTGGAGGTTACGCGCAGAAGACGGGCAAAGTGGATGGGCCTGCACAGAATGCTTCCTTCTCTAAAGATTTTGAGCTGGTTTTTGTTCCTGAAAAATGCGCGGTGCTGGTCTCGGACCGTGGGAGTCAATTGGTTCGCCAGATTGATCTGAAGGTGGAGGATTGCCGTAGGAGCCCTCAATCTG TATTAGGAGGGGCCTTCCTTTGGGTTCTTCTGGGACTTGGAGTTTCATGTTTAGTTGGCTTTATTGTTGGGATCATAAGTCGTCCTTATGTAATTCCTCAT GAAGTCTTCTGCCCACTCTTTTTCAGCAAGACGTGGAAGCATTGCCTAATCCATCTGGGGAAACAAGTACTGATGCTCTGCTTCGACATCAGAAGCGTAATTGCTAGCTCCATGTTTTATGCACTCCTAAGGAGGCTCATTTCGTTGAGCTTATCCCATCTTTCTCTCATGTTCagaataaatatattagaatCTCAGTTTTCACGGAAGGAATCTGTATCCTTGCTTGATTCTGATGACTCATGTATTAGTGAACCAACAATACCGCAAATGAAGGATTTGGCAAGCTTTGATAGAAGCTTGCAATTACCAGACACAAGCAGTAAAATATTCATGCAGAAAAAATCACATAGGTTTGCAGATCAATTGGAGGACTTGATGACTTTTAATGGAAGCTCAGAATTATCAAATGCGACTGACAGAATCTTCAAGGAAGGAGATGATGATCAAGGAAAGAGAGATATTTCACCTGAAACCTGTGGAAGGATAGAAAGCATGATAGAGGCTAATTTTATGGGTTTTGTGGAGCAGGCTAAAGTTACCACTCCTGTGGAGTTGTGTTCATCAGGCAATACAGGTTTAGTCAAGAGGAGATGA
- the LOC117916946 gene encoding uncharacterized protein LOC117916946 isoform X2, which yields MATYSQSLSLFIVFTIAAIHGSADLVLEDGYTVRTVFDGHKLEINPHSILPRYGSSDFIILDSSKSVFYTVTSPLSQESEIKRLSGSSAGFSDGDSASAMFSKPRSFAVDLKGNVYVADQSNGVIRKITNRGVTTTIAGGYAQKTGKVDGPAQNASFSKDFELVFVPEKCAVLVSDRGSQLVRQIDLKVEDCRRSPQSVLGGAFLWVLLGLGVSCLVGFIVGIISRPYVIPHEVFCPLFFSKTWKHCLIHLGKQVLMLCFDIRSVIASSMFYALLRRLISLSLSHLSLMFRINILESQFSRKESVSLLDSDDSCISEPTIPHTSSKIFMQKKSHRFADQLEDLMTFNGSSELSNATDRIFKEGDDDQGKRDISPETCGRIESMIEANFMGFVEQAKVTTPVELCSSGNTGLVKRR from the exons GCAGTCACTCTCCCTCTTCATCGTCTTTACCATCGCTGCAATTCACG GTTCTGCCGACCTCGTTCTGGAAGATGGATATACAGTGCGTACAGTGTTCGATGGTCACAAGCTTGAGATAAACCCTCACTCCATCCTCCCTCGATACGGATCGTCGGATTTCATCATCCTCGATTCGTCCAAGAGTGTTTTCTACACTGTTACCTCTCCCCTATCCCAAG agagTGAAATTAAGCGGTTATCCGGCAGTAGCGCCGGATTCTCGGATGGCGATTCGGCGTCGGCCATGTTCAGTAAGCCGCGAAGCTTTGCGGTTGATCTGAAAGGGAATGTTTATGTCGCCGATCAGAGCAATGGCGTTATTCGGAAGATCACCAACAGAG gcGTGACTACCACAATTGCTGGAGGTTACGCGCAGAAGACGGGCAAAGTGGATGGGCCTGCACAGAATGCTTCCTTCTCTAAAGATTTTGAGCTGGTTTTTGTTCCTGAAAAATGCGCGGTGCTGGTCTCGGACCGTGGGAGTCAATTGGTTCGCCAGATTGATCTGAAGGTGGAGGATTGCCGTAGGAGCCCTCAATCTG TATTAGGAGGGGCCTTCCTTTGGGTTCTTCTGGGACTTGGAGTTTCATGTTTAGTTGGCTTTATTGTTGGGATCATAAGTCGTCCTTATGTAATTCCTCAT GAAGTCTTCTGCCCACTCTTTTTCAGCAAGACGTGGAAGCATTGCCTAATCCATCTGGGGAAACAAGTACTGATGCTCTGCTTCGACATCAGAAGCGTAATTGCTAGCTCCATGTTTTATGCACTCCTAAGGAGGCTCATTTCGTTGAGCTTATCCCATCTTTCTCTCATGTTCagaataaatatattagaatCTCAGTTTTCACGGAAGGAATCTGTATCCTTGCTTGATTCTGATGACTCATGTATTAGTGAACCAACAATACCGC ACACAAGCAGTAAAATATTCATGCAGAAAAAATCACATAGGTTTGCAGATCAATTGGAGGACTTGATGACTTTTAATGGAAGCTCAGAATTATCAAATGCGACTGACAGAATCTTCAAGGAAGGAGATGATGATCAAGGAAAGAGAGATATTTCACCTGAAACCTGTGGAAGGATAGAAAGCATGATAGAGGCTAATTTTATGGGTTTTGTGGAGCAGGCTAAAGTTACCACTCCTGTGGAGTTGTGTTCATCAGGCAATACAGGTTTAGTCAAGAGGAGATGA